TTAGCAACCTTGAGGTACCTACCCTCGTCCGATAGATAGTACAATGTTACAGCTACTTGTTTTTCAACACTAATAGGTGATCTCATATTTGTAGACTGCTTTAGTAGAAAAGGTCTCACCTTATCACATAATTTCATGAAATTTTCTTTCGACATTCGAAAGTTTTCACGCCACTCTTCTGCAACGACAATgctatttacaaaattctcCCACCAGAGCGAAGTTCTTCCCGGTCTCAcccaatattttctcttttttctttttggattatGGATAGCTAAACGACGTTTTTGGATACGGCTTTCTGCTTGTAAAAGGGCACTAACACAGCGTCTTTTTCCTGCTTGGTAAGCTGTGCAGGTCAAGGCCATTTGGATGATGATATTTTCCATCAACGCCGTGATGTTTCCGAGAAGAGCGATTAAGATAGCAGCCTCCATGCTTTCTTCTTCCAGCTGAGCAGCCTCGCATTCACGTAACCAAGCCTTGACCGTGAAAAATATTGGACGTTTATGGTGTTCAGACGTTTTCAGAGCGCACCGGTCAAATTTTCGACTGCACCGGCTAAAAATTCGTCCCCGATTTTGGCGTTCAAATTTTTGAACGGCGAAGCGTCTTAATTTTCGTACGTTTAGCTTGGTTCCGTGTGAACGGAACCCGTAAGTGTATGAATTTTAAACCGGTCGAAAATTCGTCCGGTACCGTGTGAATGTAGCCTTTAagataaggaataataaattcaaaagcccagatacttcttcttcttcttcttcttcttcttcttgtaaacgttgtggaaacatctagttcttccttttttagagttcgctaaaactacagcggtctcgagccacaatgagctcactaaggaaagtaatattttagttaatagacttaagtgtagctgttaatagtggcgttgtataaaacaaactttcaaagtattaattatttctctatcaacatatcgtaactctctaagttagttcaaattttaacatatcccccatgtcattgcgagtagatacctcgaaatttaacaaaaaaacaagctttctacttgaaaacacgacagtagagaaaacaataataaaggagaatgttttgctacgatcataaacataagtcacgttttagagctgacgccagttgagaaaggttaaaggtcgctcgtaTTGAAGtgacctttctctcacaaatcgccgtttcctttatcacattttttttttcgaactATGTGTAGTTATAATTTCCTCCTCCGggggtatagtcttgatgggtaaagccatgtaccagagtgcttttttgagtttcgaaaattgcataaattcggttgtcgtagggggagcgttgcgtgacatcccgaaagacggctgcgaaggagactaggttgtcataggctgtcgaaacagacaaaatgtaaacaaagattcccctatcaccaagcccttagtataggagttgtcTTTTATAGAGCAACATAATTTTACAGGCATTGATcccaggttttggttttgaaaaattaatcgtTTCATCTGCAGtgatcaatctttttttttttttttgttaaaacaaataacctttttcactgaaattttgaataatatcaaaaatgcgaaaaaaatgtattgcgtgacattgtcgtttgacaccttgcctcgcggccaacattgccgcgcgctctcgctctgaatgtgcttaagtactgaggtttccagccagaaaaaactcgctaaggtaaggggtatttgctacacattcaattaatcaaatctaacttagCTATTAAGAGCGACTTTTTCTACCTACCGGGTGACAAGCGGCACAAGACCCAAAAATCGAAGTTTGAGATATTTTGTCCAGAGATTTGCTAGAGGACCTCCAAAATATTTGCTAGAatccgtgcggcacgtgcagcacgattatttatgatcttttaaccaatgatatcattgttttgtggcgttgttgttgccgtcgccgtcgtcagtcgtcgtttcttaagctcccttatgTCTTTGTCAGGTCCAGTTATGGAGCTGGACTGTTCCTTTCGAAAACTAACACCCTGTTAGATAAAGCTGCACTCACCTATGCAGAAGCACTCGAAGGACAGACTGCTGGCGTCCCCCAGCTCGAAACTTGTACCATGCCCGTTTCAGCACGCAATGATTCCAACATGAAAATGGGATGGGCCCTGAAGACGTCTGGCTCAAAATTTCGATTTACATCCACTCAAGTTAGTTATCTTACATCTAAGTTTAAAATCGGCGAAGAGACTGGGCAAAAAGTTAATCCAGCATCTGTTGCAAGAGCGATGAGAACAGGAAAGGACACAAATGGCAATCCTTTTTTCACCTACGAGTATTTTTTGACATCAACACAGattgctagtttcttttcacGATTGGCGTCAAAAAAATCGCTCGCAAATGAAGATGAATTTGTGATGGATGATTTGAACAGTGCTGCTAGTGAAACTGAAATGGAGAAGCTTGCGTCAGTGGCTGCTCTCGAGGCAGGGCTGACTCATGAAATTTATACCTATGAAGTATACAATCTTTGTGACATGTCCTCAAAATCTAAGCTAAAGAACCTGTCTATTTCACAGCTAAGAGACATTTGTAAGTGGTATGACATATTGACGTTAATGGAGTCACAGTAAAACGTAAACTGCCCTACATAGAGCACATAACTAACCTTTGTAAAGAGTGTACCTGCCAGAAGAAAGGTAGCTGAATGTCCGCTAGAGGACATACACTAACATACAGCAGCATCACCATTGCATCGTATCAAACGTTGaactttatattttattttacattatgTATTAGTTTACTACATCAATGATCTACAATAAGACCTTATATATAACTTATGTGCGGCTTTCCGTGGGACTTTGAAAAGGAGTGTCTCTAGCTGTTACTGCAAACACATGGCACCACTCGGCCAAAAATAGTCTCCTTCATACAGTTAGTTTAACTGTATTTCATTAGCGCGTATTATGAAATAGTTTATTTAGTTGACACAAACCTATTTTTCAAGAGAGGAATTAACAATTGAATTTTCAACATAGCTTTATAGATAGGGACATTACCGAGGGGTTAGGGGTTTTGCGGTAAGATTGCGTTCTCTATATATACAACGAAATATTCATCCTGACAGCGTATAAAACAAAGTCAATTATGAAATGTtaggaaaagacaaaaattatcaAATAGACATGATTATcttattttattatatggcaagctccgcgagcgggcagtatgcggcgaattctgtgttccgattggctacccgagcgggcaagatggagcgatactgcccgcccgggactgcccgtttcgttcccgcaaataaaatttcgccaaagttcaagcgagtgcacgaaaattttctctcgctgaaattactttctgctaaggtaaaagaCTTTTTGTGACTTCTctgaaccagaaaaagcgtcaacgagaatgaaaacaaagaaaacaaaaatgttgataagttttaaaaatacgttttgcagcaaaaaccggcaaattaaacacaaaagtttgttttgaatttgaaaatttaaatttgaaatttgaatttgagatgtaaccaatcaaatgattgtattttctgcatttatccaatcaggatatggGGGCACAcacgctatcactttagcatttaactgggttccttttaagtactcgaaaataaacaagtacgaagatcatttttttcagtgctctttatgccatacaataaatcttctattgaccaagctagttcggttaagatggctggatattggcctcgttgcctttttacgtttttatggacctcgacttggtctcggtccataaaaacgcaaaaatagaactcggccaatatccagccatcttaacctcgcgcttggtcaataatgtATACATATCGCACACGAAGGTTGCTAAACTTagattgcgtgacatattgACATTTTGCTTGTTGTACCGAATTGACTgattgttttctgaaatagtAATCGTacgttattaaaaaaaaacaatcagtaTCAATGATAAAAAAAGTAAATCGTATAAGAACTATTTCATTAAGCTTAGTTCCCACTAGCGGCATAAGGATCATAAGCATAATCATAATCCTAAACATAAACATAAGCTTCTTATGTGCTAGTGGGAACGGCGGCGCTAAAAACGTAAAGAACCTATTCCAATTCGTGTTTCTGTTGTTTACAAATCTGCTTTAAAAATGGCGCCCATGCTTTATGTTGCGTTGATGTTACAGCTGCTAGCATTCGTGGCTCGTACAATGCTAAACAGGGAACATCTCCGCTATCGTATTGTTGCCATTCACTGCATCTTACTTCTGTTACTTCTCCTCTCTCGACGTTCTCGGGCTAGAGAAAAACGAGCAAAGGGACGTCGCTTTTGGGTGAGAGCAATATTCAGACAACGACAAAGATTTGGTTGCTACCATACCTTGGTTCAGGAGCTTCGACTTGGAGATAGAGAATGGCACTTTAAATTTATAAGGATGTCTCCTGAACGATTTGAACATCTTCTCAGACTTATTGCACCACTtatatccaaaaagaaaacaaagctacGAAACCCTATTGGACCGGCTGAGCGTCTCTATCTTACTTTACGATATCTTGCATCTGGGGATTCCCAGCAGTCACAGTCATTTCATTTTCGTATTGGCAAGGCAACTGTATCGAAGATAATCAAAGAAACTTGTACTGCGATTTGGCGCTGCTTAAACCGCGAGTACTTACAACCTCCTCAAAGTAGTAATCGGTGGAAACGAATTGCTGATGATTTTGAAGAATTGTGGGGTTTCCCTCACTGTCTTGGTGCTGGCGATGGCAAGCATGTCGTTATTGATTGTCCCAAGAAAAGTGGATCTACTTACTTCAATTACAAAGGAACGTTCAGCATTCTTCTGTTAGCCTATTGTGACGCAAAGTATCAATTTACCTTAGTTGACATTGGACAATATGGGAGTCAGAACGATTCTGGTACCTACAATGATTCTTCAATAAGTGCTGCCCTTGCAAACAATACGCTTAATATGCCAAGAGCTGAAAATCTTGAAGGGTGTAACCTTCAGCCCCTTCCATATGTTTTTGTAGTTGATGAAGGTTTGCCTctcaaatattttcaaatgcGCCCTTGGCCAGGACGAAATCTCTCAGAAGATCACGCAATATTTAACTATCGTCTCTCAAGGGCAAGGAGAGTGATTGAAAACTGTTT
The sequence above is drawn from the Acropora muricata isolate sample 2 unplaced genomic scaffold, ASM3666990v1 scaffold_716, whole genome shotgun sequence genome and encodes:
- the LOC136906854 gene encoding uncharacterized protein — translated: MSPERFEHLLRLIAPLISKKKTKLRNPIGPAERLYLTLRYLASGDSQQSQSFHFRIGKATVSKIIKETCTAIWRCLNREYLQPPQSSNRWKRIADDFEELWGFPHCLGAGDGKHVVIDCPKKSGSTYFNYKGTFSILLLAYCDAKYQFTLVDIGQYGSQNDSGTYNDSSISAALANNTLNMPRAENLEGCNLQPLPYVFVVDEGLPLKYFQMRPWPGRNLSEDHAIFNYRLSRARRVIENCFGILTARWRIFRRPIRADVSLVRKIVQATVCLHNYLRLTDNAMYCPIGFVDSEDSSGEIREGEWRTIVAADHGAFQNIETPRGRPQNDANLVRESLTSYFLTDRGSLPWQWQHARSTGPDLATA